One window of the Mycobacterium sp. SVM_VP21 genome contains the following:
- a CDS encoding diacylglycerol kinase: protein MTIRVAQIGTGNVGVHALKALITNPEFELTGVWVSSDAKAGKDAGELAGLDVSTGIKATTDLDAVLATKPDCAVYTALADNRLVEALEDFKRILDAGINVVGSSAVFLQYPWNVIPAEMLTPIEDAAKAGNASLFVNGIDPGFANDLLPLALAGTCQSVQQIRCMEIVDYATYDSAAVMFDVMGFGQSMDETPMLLQPGVLSLAWGSVVRQLAAGLGLELDSVEQSHIRVPAPEDFSISSGDIAKGTAAALRFEVRGMVDGKAAVVLEHVTRLREDLCPDWPQPAQEGGSYRVEVTGEPSYALDLCLSSPNGDHNHAGLVATAMRVVNAIPAVVAAEPGIRTTLDLPLITGRGLYSAG from the coding sequence CCACGCACTGAAAGCACTGATCACCAACCCGGAGTTCGAGTTGACCGGGGTGTGGGTGTCCTCGGACGCCAAGGCCGGTAAAGACGCCGGAGAGCTTGCCGGACTTGATGTCTCGACCGGCATCAAGGCCACCACGGATCTGGACGCGGTGCTGGCGACCAAACCCGATTGCGCCGTGTACACCGCGCTGGCCGACAACCGGCTCGTGGAGGCGCTCGAGGACTTCAAGCGCATCCTGGACGCCGGTATCAACGTGGTCGGCAGCAGCGCGGTGTTCCTGCAGTACCCGTGGAACGTCATCCCCGCAGAGATGCTGACCCCCATCGAGGACGCCGCCAAGGCCGGCAACGCGAGCTTGTTCGTCAACGGCATCGACCCGGGCTTCGCCAACGACCTGCTACCCCTGGCGCTGGCCGGCACCTGCCAGAGCGTCCAGCAGATCCGCTGCATGGAGATCGTCGACTACGCCACCTACGACAGCGCCGCCGTCATGTTCGACGTGATGGGCTTCGGCCAATCGATGGACGAGACCCCGATGCTGCTGCAGCCGGGTGTGCTCAGCCTGGCGTGGGGTTCGGTGGTGCGCCAGCTCGCGGCCGGCCTGGGTCTGGAACTCGACTCGGTCGAACAGTCCCACATTCGGGTGCCCGCCCCGGAGGACTTCTCGATCTCTTCGGGTGACATCGCGAAAGGCACCGCCGCGGCATTGCGATTCGAGGTACGCGGGATGGTTGACGGCAAGGCCGCGGTGGTCCTCGAGCACGTCACCCGGCTACGCGAGGACCTGTGCCCGGACTGGCCGCAACCGGCCCAAGAAGGCGGCTCGTATCGCGTCGAGGTGACCGGCGAGCCGTCATACGCCTTGGACCTGTGCTTGTCCAGCCCGAACGGCGACCACAACCACGCCGGCCTGGTGGCCACCGCGATGCGGGTCGTCAACGCCATTCCCGCGGTGGTGGCGGCCGAACCGGGAATCCGGACCACCTTGGACCTGCCGCTGATCACCGGACGCGGGCTCTACAGCGCCGGCTGA